One window of the Actinomyces wuliandei genome contains the following:
- a CDS encoding glycosyltransferase, which translates to MTTTPQPAPATPDSGRGRARRVLFAPETFNLAEVTRAVEVARRMPADVECVFAGFSPRNSEYIKAAGFEVRLLEPLLSEEEGLQALALDQGRTLRHPFTRTMLAHRVASERALIRQLQPAAVVIGVTPSQFISARAEHVPLVFLRPFAYSVAHVEAVGARGSTGWLPRNTPWQAVADRLTALAFRTAASRLPLPHSFEVVAADNGVALPRGLAHALTADINLIATTPALLPSWVEMPAGHQVVGPVYAQLPGKVPEEVGRLAAGPDPLVYFAVGSSGNRELVLEVLQGLGRAHCQVLAPVRSHLRPEDLDLLPVNVHVTDWLPAHRLGDAVDMAITHGGEGTVQTSCAQGWPFVGIPLQLEQQFTVRRCTAFGCARLVPRRDAAHTDWPRLVHDVLRDHTMRARARAMARHMASLDGPGQAAAAVCALL; encoded by the coding sequence CTGACCACGACCCCGCAGCCTGCCCCAGCCACGCCAGACTCAGGACGAGGGCGAGCACGCCGCGTCCTGTTCGCACCCGAGACCTTCAACCTGGCTGAGGTGACCCGGGCCGTTGAGGTGGCGCGGCGCATGCCTGCCGACGTGGAGTGCGTATTCGCCGGGTTCTCCCCTCGCAACAGTGAGTACATCAAGGCCGCTGGCTTCGAGGTGAGGCTGCTGGAGCCTCTCCTGTCCGAGGAGGAGGGCCTCCAGGCACTGGCCCTGGACCAGGGCAGGACCCTGCGCCACCCCTTTACCCGGACCATGCTGGCCCACCGTGTCGCCAGCGAGCGCGCACTCATCCGCCAGCTGCAGCCAGCCGCCGTCGTCATCGGCGTGACACCCAGCCAGTTCATCTCCGCCAGGGCGGAGCATGTCCCCCTTGTCTTCCTCAGGCCCTTCGCCTACTCGGTCGCTCACGTAGAGGCGGTCGGCGCCCGTGGGTCCACAGGCTGGCTGCCCCGGAACACCCCCTGGCAGGCGGTGGCGGACCGGCTCACGGCGCTCGCCTTCCGTACCGCAGCATCGCGGCTGCCTCTCCCTCACTCCTTCGAGGTGGTGGCCGCTGACAACGGGGTCGCCCTCCCCCGGGGCCTGGCCCACGCGCTGACAGCCGACATCAACCTCATCGCCACGACTCCCGCCCTCCTGCCCTCGTGGGTGGAGATGCCTGCCGGGCACCAGGTGGTCGGCCCGGTGTACGCGCAGCTGCCCGGCAAGGTCCCCGAGGAGGTCGGCCGCCTGGCCGCTGGACCGGACCCGCTGGTGTACTTCGCCGTGGGGTCCTCCGGGAACCGGGAGCTGGTGCTGGAGGTGCTGCAGGGCCTGGGGCGGGCGCACTGCCAGGTGCTGGCCCCGGTGCGCAGCCACCTGCGCCCGGAGGATCTCGACCTGCTGCCCGTCAACGTCCACGTCACGGACTGGCTCCCCGCCCACCGGCTAGGTGACGCCGTCGACATGGCTATCACCCACGGCGGGGAGGGCACCGTCCAGACCAGCTGCGCCCAGGGCTGGCCCTTTGTCGGGATCCCGCTCCAGCTGGAGCAGCAGTTCACCGTGCGGCGCTGCACCGCCTTCGGCTGCGCCCGCCTGGTCCCCAGGCGCGACGCTGCCCACACCGACTGGCCCCGGCTGGTCCACGACGTCCTGAGGGACCACACGATGCGTGCCCGGGCGCGTGCGATGGCGCGTCACATGGCGAGCCTTGACGGACCCGGACAGGCGGCTGCCGCAGTGTGCGCGCTGCTGTAG
- a CDS encoding DUF418 domain-containing protein, producing the protein MTTTYSPPVPGSLSTSETTEDAGLYRPVRRYQVLDVLRGFALCGILLVNIGDIVELGWDLPAVVGQEPSAAQTALHYLVSTRFVPIFAFMFGMSMTFVADSARRRGSSPGWVLARRLGVLLVIALAHSLVYPGEVLRAYALVGLMVLVPVLRLPRSLLALLGVVATVATYAVAGSSDLNVPGLFLLGAAAAAYGLPAHLERPDRRLLAATVVVALLTVPAVLAQAHEPGGDPRFGTVGGIAGGIMAVLYVCLVVLACSTCLRRPLSALLEPLGRTSLSCYVGASLVVAPIGLVARWSESRDVVPLLWTALVVLVAQSLLARAWLSRFRYGPLEWVWRCLTWWRVEPLLLRR; encoded by the coding sequence ATGACCACAACCTACTCACCCCCAGTGCCAGGCTCCCTCTCAACCTCAGAGACCACCGAGGACGCGGGACTGTATCGTCCTGTCCGCCGCTACCAGGTCCTGGACGTCCTGCGGGGCTTCGCCCTGTGCGGCATCCTCCTGGTCAACATAGGGGACATCGTGGAGCTCGGCTGGGACCTGCCCGCCGTCGTGGGGCAGGAGCCCTCTGCCGCGCAGACGGCGCTGCACTACCTGGTGTCCACCCGCTTCGTGCCGATCTTTGCCTTCATGTTTGGTATGAGCATGACCTTTGTCGCGGACTCCGCCCGACGACGCGGCTCCTCGCCCGGGTGGGTCCTGGCCCGGCGCCTGGGGGTGCTGCTGGTCATTGCCCTGGCGCACTCGCTGGTCTACCCCGGGGAGGTCCTCAGAGCCTACGCGCTTGTCGGGCTCATGGTGCTGGTACCGGTGCTGCGTCTTCCCCGCAGCCTCCTGGCGCTCCTGGGGGTGGTGGCCACGGTGGCCACCTACGCGGTGGCCGGCTCAAGTGACCTCAATGTCCCTGGCCTGTTTCTTCTCGGTGCGGCCGCTGCGGCCTACGGGCTGCCTGCCCACCTGGAGCGGCCTGACCGGCGTCTGCTGGCGGCAACCGTGGTGGTGGCGCTCCTGACAGTGCCTGCTGTCCTCGCCCAGGCCCACGAGCCTGGTGGTGATCCCCGCTTTGGCACGGTCGGCGGGATCGCCGGCGGGATCATGGCCGTGCTCTACGTGTGCCTGGTGGTCCTGGCCTGCTCGACCTGCCTGCGCAGGCCGCTGTCAGCCCTCCTGGAGCCGCTGGGCCGCACCAGCCTCAGCTGCTACGTGGGAGCCAGCCTTGTCGTGGCACCCATAGGCCTGGTGGCGCGCTGGAGCGAGAGCCGCGACGTCGTGCCTCTGCTGTGGACGGCCCTGGTCGTGCTCGTCGCCCAGTCCCTCCTGGCCCGGGCTTGGCTGTCCCGCTTCCGCTACGGGCCGCTGGAGTGGGTGTGGCGTTGCCTGACCTGGTGGCGGGTCGAGCCCCTGCTCCTCCGCCGGTAG
- a CDS encoding response regulator transcription factor, which translates to MILDAQKDMVVVGEAADGEQALAAAQALHPDVILMDVRMPLMDGIEATRVLARRGAQVRVLVLTTFDLDDYVVEALRHGASGFLLKDVSAPELVAGVRAVARGDSVVAPSTTRRLLSRWVAGQAACGTAVSAGRQGLPGPSAGAEALPAGTPTRQDGRLAPLSAREREILALVGRALSNQEIAERLVVAESTVKTHINRILRKLAVRDRVGLVVLAYETGLVRPGDED; encoded by the coding sequence ATGATCCTGGACGCCCAGAAGGACATGGTGGTCGTGGGTGAGGCTGCTGACGGGGAGCAGGCGCTCGCTGCGGCCCAGGCGCTGCACCCGGACGTCATCCTCATGGACGTGCGCATGCCCCTCATGGACGGGATCGAGGCCACCAGGGTCCTTGCCCGCAGGGGCGCCCAGGTACGTGTGCTGGTCCTGACCACCTTCGACCTTGACGACTACGTGGTCGAGGCGCTGCGTCACGGTGCGTCAGGCTTTCTCCTCAAGGACGTCAGTGCCCCCGAGCTCGTCGCCGGGGTGCGGGCGGTGGCCCGTGGTGACTCCGTCGTGGCGCCCTCCACGACGCGGCGTCTGCTCAGCCGGTGGGTCGCTGGCCAGGCTGCCTGCGGCACCGCTGTCTCTGCTGGCCGTCAAGGACTACCCGGTCCCAGCGCCGGGGCTGAGGCACTTCCCGCAGGCACGCCCACCCGTCAGGACGGACGGCTGGCACCGCTGAGCGCACGGGAGCGGGAGATTCTCGCCCTGGTGGGCCGGGCGCTGAGCAACCAGGAGATCGCCGAGCGGCTGGTGGTGGCAGAGTCGACCGTCAAGACTCACATCAACCGGATTCTGCGCAAGCTCGCGGTGCGGGACCGTGTCGGTCTGGTCGTCCTGGCCTACGAGACCGGTCTGGTCCGCCCCGGGGACGAGGACTGA
- a CDS encoding sensor histidine kinase: protein MSTVGGVLHRWRHRAGTLPWIAAVLVLVLLSATSAWRETGQWLAVAVVCVLGGLLWWRRLDADAVGVVVLAAGALQLALLDFAMAADVLVLLALFRVGEQGRASLRPLWAVALVLGAFLAALRWNQDERGVVADSLYRYDFRATVLLVLGGGLLAWGAGRLLALRRDTVQARAVAERARQAEERQRLLAQVAAVRARTAQDVHDVVGHALALVAVQAEAGRYLVTAPQEEVDLTDQQRLDQARGVLETVLATTRKALEETRSLTHALAADADHDGTAPLYPAPDLDALPSLVRDASRSGAPVHLAVQGEPGSHGPVDLSAQTALYRTAQEGVTNAVRHVPAVSRIDVALVHARDSLTLTVTNDDPASLAAPKDPDSATLAERLSGAAGGMGLRSLRRRVEAAGGQLQVRPLPDGGVVLRAQVPVPLVEPGRAVPVEP, encoded by the coding sequence GTGAGCACTGTCGGTGGTGTCCTGCACCGTTGGCGTCACAGGGCAGGGACGCTGCCGTGGATCGCAGCGGTGCTCGTGCTGGTGCTGTTGTCAGCCACCTCCGCCTGGCGGGAGACAGGACAGTGGCTGGCGGTCGCTGTGGTGTGTGTCCTCGGCGGCCTCCTGTGGTGGCGGCGCCTGGACGCTGACGCGGTCGGTGTCGTGGTCCTGGCGGCGGGAGCGCTCCAGCTGGCGCTCCTTGACTTCGCCATGGCAGCAGACGTCCTCGTCCTGCTCGCCCTCTTCCGCGTGGGGGAGCAGGGTCGTGCGAGCCTGCGCCCCCTGTGGGCGGTGGCGCTGGTCCTGGGTGCCTTCCTGGCGGCACTGAGATGGAACCAGGACGAGCGGGGCGTGGTAGCCGACTCCCTCTACCGCTACGACTTTCGTGCCACTGTGCTTCTCGTCCTGGGGGGCGGGCTGCTTGCGTGGGGTGCCGGCCGTCTGCTGGCCCTCAGACGCGACACCGTCCAGGCGCGTGCCGTGGCAGAACGGGCGCGGCAGGCTGAGGAGCGACAGCGTCTCCTCGCCCAGGTCGCCGCCGTACGCGCCCGTACGGCCCAGGACGTCCACGACGTCGTCGGCCACGCCCTGGCCCTGGTCGCCGTCCAGGCCGAGGCCGGACGCTACCTGGTGACCGCCCCGCAGGAGGAGGTCGACCTGACCGACCAGCAGCGGCTGGACCAGGCCCGAGGCGTGCTGGAGACTGTCCTGGCGACCACGCGCAAGGCGCTGGAGGAGACCCGCTCCCTGACCCACGCACTGGCAGCCGACGCGGACCATGACGGGACGGCGCCCCTCTATCCTGCGCCGGACCTGGACGCCCTGCCCTCACTGGTACGTGACGCCAGCCGCTCGGGCGCCCCCGTCCACCTCGCGGTCCAGGGCGAGCCTGGCAGCCACGGGCCGGTGGACCTGAGCGCCCAGACCGCCCTCTACCGGACGGCGCAGGAGGGAGTCACCAACGCTGTCAGGCACGTGCCCGCAGTGAGCCGTATCGACGTGGCGCTGGTCCATGCCCGGGACAGCCTCACCCTCACGGTCACCAACGACGACCCGGCAAGCCTAGCCGCCCCGAAAGACCCAGACAGCGCCACCCTGGCAGAGCGGCTCAGTGGTGCGGCAGGAGGGATGGGGCTGCGCAGCCTGCGCCGCAGGGTAGAGGCTGCTGGTGGGCAGCTGCAGGTGCGGCCGCTGCCTGACGGAGGCGTGGTCCTCCGGGCGCAGGTTCCCGTGCCCTTGGTGGAGCCGGGTCGGGCAGTCCCGGTGGAGCCGTGA
- a CDS encoding TrmH family RNA methyltransferase — translation MTEGVAAGHEVLVNPGSTRVARVAGLVRRTARARHHRFLVEGPQGVREAVAHAPDRVLDLYMTERALERHPEIWVAAEEAGLYRHLTSERVMEAMSPDTQGVLAVAAMEEATGSEALASAVEGARLVAVLVEVQDPGNVGTMIRVADAAGADAVVLARGCVEATSPKVVRSTAGSLFHLPVVTGVALDDTISALRGAGLAVLAADRGGELDLFDATDLLSAPAAWVLGNEAQGLGPQVLERADASVSVPVYGRAESLNVAAAAAVCLYASAQALRS, via the coding sequence ATGACAGAGGGGGTCGCGGCCGGGCACGAGGTCCTTGTCAACCCCGGCTCGACCAGGGTGGCGCGCGTCGCCGGACTGGTGCGACGCACCGCCCGCGCCAGGCACCACAGGTTCCTGGTCGAGGGTCCCCAGGGGGTCCGGGAGGCTGTTGCCCACGCCCCGGACCGGGTCCTTGACCTCTACATGACGGAGCGGGCGCTTGAGCGCCACCCTGAGATCTGGGTGGCAGCCGAGGAGGCCGGGCTGTACCGCCACCTCACCAGTGAGCGGGTCATGGAGGCGATGAGCCCGGACACCCAGGGCGTCCTCGCAGTGGCTGCCATGGAGGAGGCCACGGGCAGTGAGGCCCTGGCCTCGGCTGTTGAGGGGGCGCGCCTGGTCGCGGTGCTGGTCGAGGTCCAGGACCCGGGCAACGTCGGCACGATGATCCGTGTGGCCGACGCCGCCGGGGCAGACGCGGTGGTGCTGGCGCGTGGCTGCGTCGAGGCGACCTCGCCCAAGGTGGTGCGCTCCACCGCCGGGAGCCTGTTCCACCTTCCCGTGGTGACCGGGGTGGCTCTTGACGACACCATCAGCGCCCTGCGCGGGGCGGGGCTGGCCGTCCTGGCCGCCGACCGGGGCGGGGAGCTGGACCTGTTTGACGCCACGGACCTGCTGTCCGCCCCTGCGGCCTGGGTGCTGGGCAACGAGGCCCAGGGGCTGGGGCCGCAGGTCCTGGAACGGGCTGACGCCTCCGTGTCGGTCCCGGTCTACGGCAGGGCGGAGTCTTTGAACGTCGCCGCTGCCGCTGCCGTGTGCCTCTACGCCAGCGCCCAGGCGCTGAGGTCCTGA
- the rplT gene encoding 50S ribosomal protein L20 yields the protein MARVKRAVNAHKKRRTVLEQASGYRGQRSRLYRKAKEQVTHSGVYAFRDRRARKGDFRRLWIQRINAAARAEGLTYNRFIQGLGLAGVEVDRRMLAELAVNEPAAFKALVGTARDALPNNVNAPRA from the coding sequence ATGGCACGTGTCAAGCGGGCGGTCAACGCCCACAAGAAGCGTCGTACTGTTCTTGAGCAGGCCTCGGGGTACCGGGGTCAGCGCTCCCGCCTCTACCGCAAGGCCAAGGAGCAGGTCACCCACTCCGGCGTGTACGCCTTCCGTGACCGCCGTGCCCGCAAGGGTGACTTCCGGCGCCTGTGGATCCAGCGCATCAACGCCGCTGCCCGCGCCGAGGGCCTGACCTACAACCGGTTCATCCAGGGGCTGGGCCTGGCTGGTGTCGAGGTCGACCGCCGGATGCTGGCCGAGCTGGCGGTCAACGAGCCCGCTGCCTTCAAGGCACTGGTGGGTACCGCGCGCGACGCCCTCCCCAACAACGTCAACGCCCCCCGGGCCTGA
- the rpmI gene encoding 50S ribosomal protein L35: MPKNKTHSGAKKRFRVTGSGRLMHEQANKRHLLEVKSSRRKRKLSKDQPVAPADVRQVKKLLGR; the protein is encoded by the coding sequence ATGCCGAAGAACAAGACGCACTCTGGTGCCAAGAAGCGCTTCCGGGTCACCGGCAGCGGCAGGCTGATGCACGAGCAGGCGAACAAGCGTCACCTGCTGGAGGTTAAGTCCTCCCGTCGCAAGCGCAAGCTGTCCAAGGACCAGCCGGTCGCCCCGGCTGACGTCCGTCAGGTCAAGAAGCTGCTCGGTCGCTGA
- the infC gene encoding translation initiation factor IF-3, giving the protein MSEPRVNERIRVPEVRLVGPSGEQVGVVRVEDALRLAEEADLDLVEVAPNARPPVCKLMDYGKYKYESAMKARDARRNQANTQLKEIQFRPKIDEHDYATKRGHVERFLKGGDKVKCIVRFRGREQSRPELGIRLLQGLAEEMAELGTVESHPRQDGRNMVMVLAPTRKKADVKSDQRRRREEARAARRAEKHAGRNEATHPEQAPQHS; this is encoded by the coding sequence ATCAGCGAGCCCCGTGTCAACGAACGGATTCGTGTTCCCGAAGTGCGCCTGGTCGGCCCCAGCGGCGAGCAGGTAGGTGTCGTGCGTGTCGAGGACGCCCTGCGTCTTGCCGAGGAGGCCGATCTCGACCTCGTCGAGGTCGCCCCCAACGCGCGCCCGCCGGTGTGCAAGCTCATGGACTACGGCAAGTACAAGTACGAGTCAGCCATGAAGGCGCGTGACGCCAGGCGCAACCAGGCCAACACCCAGCTCAAGGAGATCCAGTTCCGCCCCAAGATCGACGAGCACGACTACGCCACCAAGAGGGGCCACGTCGAGCGCTTCCTCAAGGGTGGGGACAAGGTCAAGTGCATCGTGCGCTTCCGTGGTCGTGAGCAGTCGCGCCCCGAGCTGGGGATCCGGCTCCTCCAGGGCCTGGCCGAGGAGATGGCCGAGCTGGGGACCGTTGAGTCCCATCCCCGTCAGGACGGTCGCAACATGGTGATGGTCCTGGCCCCGACCAGGAAGAAGGCGGACGTCAAGTCGGACCAGCGGCGTCGCCGCGAGGAGGCCCGTGCTGCCCGTCGCGCTGAGAAGCACGCGGGCAGGAACGAGGCAACGCACCCGGAGCAGGCCCCCCAGCACTCGTGA
- a CDS encoding ABC transporter ATP-binding protein: MHGDGPWHPVCTEAGPREPARVANQVLVSARDLSVGYGGVPVCAPASLTLRPGQVLALVGVNGAGKSTLVRTCCGLLPPVQGEVRLLGGTPDPQSAAQRAAVAWDLGEDSFFPSLTVAEHLGLVCSGHGVLDADTVVTSLLTDLDLLGQADSLPQRLSSGQRRRLALASALARPRRLLVLDEPEQRLDHVMRRLLAQRLAQEAREGRAVLLASHDPALVAAAATQVLLVGAHTRELSVEEGVSAMREGLW, encoded by the coding sequence GTGCACGGGGACGGGCCCTGGCACCCTGTCTGCACCGAGGCTGGCCCACGGGAGCCCGCCAGGGTCGCCAACCAGGTCCTGGTGAGTGCCCGTGACCTCAGCGTCGGCTATGGGGGCGTCCCGGTGTGCGCCCCGGCGTCCCTGACCCTCAGGCCCGGCCAGGTCCTCGCCCTCGTGGGCGTCAACGGCGCGGGGAAGTCTACGCTGGTGCGTACCTGCTGCGGCCTGCTGCCACCTGTGCAGGGGGAGGTGCGGCTGCTGGGAGGGACCCCGGACCCGCAGTCCGCAGCCCAGCGGGCAGCCGTGGCCTGGGACCTGGGTGAGGACTCCTTCTTCCCCTCGTTGACTGTCGCTGAGCACCTGGGGCTGGTCTGCTCCGGGCACGGGGTCCTCGACGCGGACACGGTGGTGACCTCCCTGCTGACGGACCTTGACCTGCTGGGGCAGGCGGACAGCCTGCCCCAGCGGCTGTCCTCGGGACAGCGACGACGCCTGGCCCTGGCCTCGGCCCTGGCGCGTCCCCGTCGTCTCCTTGTCCTGGACGAGCCTGAGCAGCGCCTGGACCACGTCATGCGCCGCCTCCTGGCGCAGCGCTTGGCTCAGGAGGCCCGGGAGGGCAGGGCGGTGCTGCTGGCCTCCCACGACCCTGCCCTTGTGGCGGCTGCTGCTACCCAGGTGCTTCTTGTCGGGGCGCACACGCGCGAGCTCAGCGTGGAGGAGGGGGTCAGCGCCATGAGGGAGGGTCTGTGGTGA
- a CDS encoding SseB family protein, with the protein MSTSASSYAPGPHRRLDLALAAGARAKMERLLAAPALFPDDDGSVDPDVAAALAVPGLPWHRYLDTVWAALAGSRLLVPVRAHGRPGDPGRGPGVRDTTESPAHPLGRHQGVPGAQAHAADPCQDATILAVHAPDGRRALPVFTSVGAMRAWRSDVQDVRPVPVAARQAAQVAAAVADMLWVLDPGTRDLCLPRPAVLAISEGREWVPAWRNEAVQAQIRARLEPVKGVRSVFFEPGASAELRVLVSVEAGGVHRGGAGEARDSSRGGARGGVEESVKRVVRDCQQCLGSPEWGHLVDTVELYPLPA; encoded by the coding sequence GTGAGTACCTCCGCCTCGTCGTATGCGCCCGGGCCCCATCGCAGGCTGGATCTCGCGCTGGCGGCGGGAGCCCGCGCCAAGATGGAGCGTCTCCTGGCCGCCCCGGCCCTGTTCCCCGACGACGACGGCTCCGTGGACCCCGACGTGGCCGCCGCCTTGGCGGTACCGGGCCTGCCCTGGCACAGGTACCTGGACACCGTGTGGGCGGCACTGGCTGGCAGCCGCCTCCTGGTCCCGGTCCGCGCCCACGGTCGCCCCGGTGACCCTGGGCGCGGCCCGGGCGTCCGGGACACTACCGAGTCGCCCGCTCACCCGCTCGGTCGGCACCAGGGTGTGCCCGGCGCGCAGGCCCACGCGGCGGACCCCTGCCAGGACGCGACCATCCTGGCGGTACACGCACCTGACGGCCGCCGGGCGCTGCCGGTGTTCACCTCTGTCGGGGCGATGCGTGCCTGGCGCAGTGACGTGCAAGACGTGCGACCAGTTCCCGTGGCTGCCCGCCAGGCGGCGCAGGTGGCGGCGGCCGTGGCCGACATGCTGTGGGTGCTGGACCCGGGGACCCGTGACCTGTGTCTTCCCCGCCCAGCGGTACTCGCGATCTCCGAGGGCCGCGAGTGGGTGCCCGCCTGGCGCAACGAGGCGGTGCAGGCCCAGATACGTGCCCGGCTGGAGCCTGTCAAGGGAGTCCGCAGCGTCTTCTTCGAGCCGGGCGCGAGTGCTGAGCTGCGGGTCCTGGTGAGCGTCGAGGCTGGTGGCGTTCACCGCGGCGGGGCAGGAGAAGCCAGGGACAGCAGCAGGGGTGGTGCCAGGGGCGGCGTCGAGGAGAGCGTCAAGAGGGTGGTCAGGGACTGCCAGCAATGCCTGGGCAGCCCTGAGTGGGGGCACCTTGTCGACACTGTCGAGCTGTACCCCCTTCCAGCATGA
- a CDS encoding lysophospholipid acyltransferase family protein, producing the protein MASPTTVPAPWPTPTRSPGTPQPRSIVLTPPKVTWRAVARQWLWSAVIAPFGGVHVEGEFDADGPCVVVANHGSHADTIAMMSASPTLMRVVTVAAHDYWFSTWLRRSLARGLLGAYPVRRTGEGAYEELRGILAHRVAESMSVLVFPEGTRSRDGSVGRFHSGAARLARDFGIPVLPVALVGSREMMPKKGCLPRYSPVEVRIGRPIMPRDDVAAVSQEARAQVVEMLRRPRRPAPVSDVYTVLRQAMSGRRGDLVAFTWGLADAVLLPVPAEMSQAWIGLTRPELMWRRGVLVVAGSVLGVATTHLLARAGLRPPALWVTPSMEVAASRLLRPGPRGCWNQVLTGLPVSLRAAESGRRGLPLARVLVHAAGERAVRMAGVTVALLALEKPLGPITRQHYGRYLLTSAVALGATARGAVRRWGRR; encoded by the coding sequence ATGGCCTCCCCTACCACGGTGCCCGCTCCCTGGCCGACGCCCACCCGGTCCCCAGGCACACCGCAGCCACGCTCGATCGTGCTCACCCCTCCCAAGGTGACATGGCGGGCCGTCGCCCGCCAGTGGCTGTGGTCGGCGGTCATCGCCCCCTTCGGCGGTGTCCACGTCGAGGGAGAGTTCGACGCCGACGGCCCCTGCGTCGTCGTGGCCAACCACGGCTCCCACGCGGACACGATCGCGATGATGAGCGCCTCCCCCACGCTCATGAGGGTGGTGACCGTGGCAGCCCATGACTACTGGTTCTCCACGTGGCTGCGCCGGTCCCTGGCCCGGGGCCTGCTCGGCGCCTACCCGGTGCGACGCACCGGGGAGGGTGCCTACGAGGAGCTGCGCGGGATACTGGCGCACCGGGTGGCCGAGTCCATGAGCGTCCTGGTCTTCCCTGAGGGCACCCGCAGCCGCGACGGGAGCGTCGGCCGGTTCCACTCCGGGGCCGCCCGCCTGGCCCGGGACTTCGGCATCCCCGTCCTCCCGGTGGCGCTGGTGGGCTCACGGGAGATGATGCCGAAGAAGGGGTGCCTGCCCCGGTACTCCCCCGTGGAGGTGCGTATCGGGCGCCCAATCATGCCACGCGACGACGTCGCCGCTGTCAGCCAGGAGGCCCGTGCCCAGGTTGTCGAGATGCTGAGACGTCCTCGCAGGCCAGCGCCGGTCTCTGACGTGTACACGGTGCTGCGGCAGGCGATGTCGGGCAGGCGGGGGGACCTCGTCGCGTTCACCTGGGGGTTGGCCGACGCGGTCCTCCTGCCTGTCCCCGCGGAGATGAGCCAGGCCTGGATCGGGCTGACGCGTCCCGAGCTGATGTGGCGCCGGGGGGTGCTGGTCGTGGCGGGCTCAGTCCTCGGCGTGGCCACGACCCACCTCCTGGCGCGCGCCGGCCTGCGCCCGCCAGCCCTGTGGGTGACACCGTCGATGGAGGTGGCAGCCTCCCGGCTCCTGCGCCCCGGGCCACGCGGCTGCTGGAACCAGGTCCTGACAGGCTTGCCGGTCTCGCTGCGGGCTGCGGAGTCAGGACGGCGCGGCCTGCCCCTGGCACGGGTCCTGGTGCACGCCGCCGGAGAACGCGCCGTACGCATGGCGGGCGTCACGGTAGCTCTCCTGGCCCTGGAGAAGCCGCTGGGGCCGATCACTCGCCAGCACTACGGCCGCTACCTGCTCACGAGCGCCGTCGCGCTCGGGGCGACGGCACGAGGGGCCGTCCGCCGGTGGGGCAGGCGGTGA
- the priA gene encoding bifunctional 1-(5-phosphoribosyl)-5-((5-phosphoribosylamino)methylideneamino)imidazole-4-carboxamide isomerase/phosphoribosylanthranilate isomerase PriA — protein sequence MLTLLPAVDVADGKAVRLVRGEAGSETDYGSPLEAAQDWVRAGAQWIHLVDLDAAFGRGSNADLLARIVKEVGVSVELSGGIRDDDSLARALDAGAARVNLGTAALEDPQWTQQVIAEHADRIAVGLDVRGTTLAARGWTREGGDLWETLARLDQAGCARYVVTDVTRDGTLTGPNTTLLREVCARTSAAVVASGGIADLDDLRALRRLVPDGVEGAIVGKALYSGSFTLQEALEVAGA from the coding sequence GTGCTGACCCTCCTTCCTGCTGTTGACGTGGCTGACGGCAAGGCCGTCCGGCTCGTCAGGGGCGAGGCCGGCTCGGAGACCGACTACGGCAGCCCCCTGGAGGCGGCCCAGGACTGGGTGCGGGCTGGTGCCCAGTGGATCCACCTGGTGGACCTGGACGCGGCCTTCGGGCGCGGCTCGAACGCGGACCTCCTGGCACGCATCGTCAAGGAGGTCGGGGTCAGCGTCGAGCTCTCCGGCGGTATCCGTGACGACGACTCCCTCGCTCGGGCGCTGGACGCCGGGGCCGCGCGGGTGAACCTGGGGACGGCCGCCCTGGAGGACCCCCAGTGGACGCAGCAGGTCATTGCCGAGCACGCAGACAGGATCGCCGTGGGTCTGGACGTGCGCGGCACGACCCTCGCCGCCCGGGGCTGGACCCGGGAGGGAGGAGACCTGTGGGAGACTCTCGCCCGGCTGGACCAGGCAGGCTGCGCCCGCTACGTCGTCACCGACGTCACCCGTGACGGGACCCTCACCGGCCCGAACACCACGCTGCTGCGGGAGGTCTGCGCCCGCACCAGCGCCGCCGTCGTCGCCTCCGGTGGCATCGCTGACCTGGACGACCTGCGTGCGCTCAGGCGGCTGGTCCCTGACGGGGTCGAGGGTGCCATCGTCGGCAAGGCCCTCTACAGCGGCAGCTTTACCCTCCAGGAGGCCCTGGAGGTTGCCGGGGCGTAG